A stretch of DNA from Rhizoctonia solani chromosome 9, complete sequence:
CATGTCCTAATAAAGAGACTATAAGAAGATCTCCCATAACGATAGCACGGCTGCCTCCATAGGCTGGTACGGTGCTTTCACTAAATTCTGTAAGTTGCACAGTAAGGATAGGAAAATGGGCAAGGGGGTGGGGTTGTCCAGTGGTGATGTCGTAGAAATGTATGTAAATGTGTTGAAACATAAACCTGTCAATAGAATAGAATCTTAGGAGGAGAATAAGTTGGTGGGTACCAAGAAAGGGACGAACCATTGACCATCGTATTCAATCAAGACGGTAAGATTCTGTTTAGGATCAGCAGTAAACGCATGAAATTCACGCAGTTTAAGAGGAGGCGGGAGGGCAAGAGTGTTCAAATCAGCGACTTGAATATGATCAAAGGGGCGGTAAACCCCAACCTGGCCATCTCCAGGAGTTCGTTCATGAAATATTCCGATGTATTTTCCATCTCGTAAGTGGTGTACGGGACTGTCATCCAGGGCCGGAAGCGATTTTACAGACTCTGGTCCAAGTCTCAGGTTTAGCCAAGCTGGAAGCACACATCAACTCCGACAAGGTAAGCATACATTATCACACAGAGCTCACCGTCCTGGTAATCTTTCAGCTCTTGCAAGATGAGTCTATAGTCAACATTAGCGTTTGCAGATCGGTCGATGCTAGCATTTCCAATCCGTTGACTTCCAGCTCGATATGCAACTGTAGACTTATCGACTCGCGAACAACCTTATACGCCTTCCTAGATGTCTAAGGTTGCACTGCAAGCTGATCGCCAAGATTTTGCAGCTACATGACCACGTACCATAGAGAATCGCAAGATGGTCCTGTAGTGACAGTGGTGTAATATGGAAATAATAACCTCGACAGGAAAGTTGGTAAGTATCTGCACTCTACCAGCAGTCATACTCATATCTAGAATATCGGTAAATCTGGACATCTGGGTACAAGAGATATCGATTTTGTTGGTTGATCTCGATAGGCTGATGTGTGGTATGCAGTGTGATCTAACCGTGGGATGCTTTCGGTCACCTGCCGAATTTGGCTAATATCATATTCGATCGCCCCAAACAGTCATATACATGTCCGGCCCGCGGTGACCCATAATGTAAATGATGCATTGATACGGGGTGAATATATACGCGTCTAATCATCGCGTCGTTTGTGTATTCAAGTTCCACCTGGTTAGTTGACCTCGTGAATTTGAACGTGCTGCTGAGATTATATACAAGCTGGCTATTAGTCTCGAGAAGGTAGCTCTAGCCTGAAGAGCGAAAGCGGTGGGTTCCCCCTCGCCACAAGACTCAATCTCGGCTTGAATAACTCGATAAGACTTTGTGAAGGACAAGACTGGCTTAGTGGTTTAGACTCACAATTCCAACCAGATACTCTCCAATCACCCGCCAATGACCATGTAGTGGCATCCGTTGCGCCTTGGTCACTACTCTATATGGTAAATTTGACTCGACTGGCTCTTTAAGCCCCTTGTGAAGGACAGTTTTCATATCCCTCCCAATATTTCTGTGAAAATTTCGTGATTTAGGGGCATTCCGAAGTCGGGCATGGGTATCTTGGCCGAGCTTATTCGTGTCTGAAACAGGCGTCCTGCAGTTAACCCCTTGCCTTCTAGAACCGCTGTTTTCTCTGCTTTATCGGCTGATGTACGTTTAGCTCGAGATGAGGATGCGGAAATATATGCCTGTCGCATAATCGTGGGTGTGTTGAAGTTCACAATTGAGAGGAGCTGAGATGTACCCGATTTGATAGTAGTTGCTCGTACGTACTGAGATCCGTAAAGGTTGGGTGCCATGTGTTCCACTGAATCGTCATCCATAAACCACCGGGTTGATTTCGTACCCCATTGGCTCCACGGTATACTACGAGTGGGTATATCTTCCAAACCACATTCCTTGAGATGTCTAAATAGGTAGTGCGTGCTAACACATATGCGATAGCTGGCGGAAGCCCCTTCACGCGATCTAGACGCATAAGAATCCCATGTTAACGCATTCCGTATTCGAAAATGTAAGAAGAGGGTGTTGACCCGTGAGCAAAGGAAGGTCGCCGATTTGGTATATACAACATCGCCCGGAAGCGGTTCTAACCTTGATGCGAGATGCTGCCCGGTAAGTCGCCAAGAAGCCTTCAGCTTTGGGAACTCGAGGATTAGTACGGGACTGGAGTTGGAGTATGAGGTAGGACGGAAATCAGCATTAGGCGGTACTTCTTTTAGATCCAAGGAGACTGTTGGTATACGATAGACAAGCAGAGCGGTATGACTGGGTTTGTGGTCATCCCCGGGAAGAGCTGAATATGCAAGGAAATGCTCCTTGTCGAGAAACGCACAATCAATCGCATTGTTTTCTTGAATTCTTGCAAGAAGCATGCCAGTCTTCCAGTCCCATAGCAAAGTTTCCGAGATGTCACAACTGGCTTCTCGCCATTCGAGAGTGACCAGAAAGTAGTTCCCCATTATTTCTGGATCGGCTGATACTGCTTCACCCATCAAGGCGTTAACGCGAAGAAATTCAATGTCAAAGCTGACAGTAATGATAGGATGTTCTGCAACTGGATGAGGTTGTCCGGTAGTCAGCGAATGAAGATGGAAGCGTACAACCTGGGAGCTATAATGAATTAAGTTAAATAGAGGAGGGGCTAATGCAAAAACAGAAATTGCACCTTTGTTGTTCGTCTTCTACAAGCACAGCTAGATCCTGCTGTGGATCCGGCTCACAAAATGCAAACTTCTTCTGAAAGTTTGTAGGCGGAGGAATATCCGACGAGCCCAATGCAACAACCTGAGTACGGTCAACGAAATAgtcgtcgtcgtcttcgAGGTCAGGGTGGAAATGCGCGAGTCTCCATAATAGATATTGTTGCGTAGTCCCCAGTTCGGGACGTCGATATCCGGGTTCCCGATGGGTTGTTGTACCATCGGGCCAAATTTCATGTTAAACCAAGCTAAGTTCAAACTAAGTTATTGTAGCTGCGAGTAAGTCATGCTTACCGTCTTGGTAGTCCCGAAGTTCTTTCAGACTCAATGAATAGTTTGGTCTCCCTTTCGAGGATCCGTCGGCATTTCGAGACCATTTATTTCCAATTCAATATGAAGCTGGAGACTGATCGACGAGGAGACGTCTTATAGGCGTTCCTACACGTCTACAGACCAACGTATTTAACATGAATTACGAGGCCGCAAGGATGGAGGCAGGGCCTACGAGCGAGTACCGTATGATAGTGATGTAGTCACAGCTATGGAGTATGCGTACAAGCACCTCGTTGGGCATATTATTGATTGATATGTGTTGCATGTTTAACGCGTTGATTCTGGTTTGCCAAGGTGAGCCTGGTGGAAGTAACCAGTTACCACACCGTTGGGCTCCAGTCGGTGGCGGTCCACTTTATGACGTCATCACCGAATTAGGCCTTTCCCCACACCACGACCATGATACCGGAAAAAGATGCGTGGGGAGTAATTCTACTCTCAAACATCGATATCAGCGGAGAATTGGTCCAAGAAATGGCTTGCTCTACCACTATTAGCCGTCGCCCTTATTCACACTCCCCCAAACATGGTTGAAGAGGGGTTGTAAACACGCTGTGAATGTCCAGAGTAATCCTCAACACGCCGCACTTTCCTCGAATGGGCGGACTGATCTAGTGCAATGGGACGGGAAATCATTGTTCATCAAAGGCCAGCGTATCTTCTTGTGGAGTGGCGAGTTTCACACGTTCAGGCTGCCTGTAAGTCCCGGTTTGTTTTGTTGAATTATAATCGTTCTTTACTTATTTCGAATTTAATCCAGGCACCTGAACTATGGGGAGACATTCTAGAGAAAACCAAAGCCGCTGGGTTCAATGCCATCTCGGTGTATGTTCATTGGTGAGTCGTCATTTTATTATCCCCAGAACAAGACTAGACAAACACCTATAGGGGCCTTGTTAACCCAGCACCGGGAGAGCTCGATTTTGACGGGTTCAGAGCACTCGACCCTCTTTTCAAGCTGCTATGAAGTCGGGACTATGGGTTGTCCTAAGGCCTGGGGTACGATTTTGACAGCTCACAGTGGGCCGATTCTCTGACTAATTTCGGGATTGAATTTGTCTTTGTCCAGCCGTACATCAACGCCGAGGTCTCTGGTGGAGGAATCCCCCATTGGGCAACTTCTGAAATCTCAGGACACCTTCGAACCAATAGTACCGACTATACGCGCGCTTGGGAACCTTATGTTGATGCCATTGCGGATATCTTGGTCAAAGGGAACTGGCAAATCGGGGACAAGACGGGTGGTCCTGTCATTGCTGTCCAGGTGAGCGTGGCTTCGATCATTAGGATTGCTTGTTCGCGTGCTAACTTGTTACCAGCTCGAGAATGAGTATTTAGCAACCCATTCTCCAGGTCACAAGTACAAGACACCTTATATGGCCGCACTAGCTAAACGCTTTGTCGACAAAGGAGTAGTCGTCCCTCTGACTTACAACGATGCTTATATGGGAGGCAACTATGCGACTGGTGAAATTGACCAATGTGAAGAGGGAAGCAAGGAGGGAGGAGAAGGCGGCTCGCACGGAAGGGGCGCTGCGGCGTGGAGTTATACGGAGTAGATTCTTATCCTCAAGTAAGTCATGGCGCTTTGTCACTGTTGTGTTTGACTTTTAACAATTTTACTAGCGTTTTGACTGCTCCAATCCCGACACTTGGAACCCGGTTGTTACGACTTATCACGATTTCATATGAAAACCAATCCTCACGAGCCTCTGTATATACCTGGTACGGTGATGTTCTTGATTCTCGAGGAGCGGTACACTCATGTTTGTTTCTCACTACCCAAAAGAGTTTCAAGGAGGATCATTTGATGCGTGGGGCGGTACGTGTGAAGTATCTTACTTACCGATGCGTATCGCTAACATTTGCCGACAGGGGGTGTAAACATGGTTGGGCAGGCGCAGTACGGTCTTTATTATGGGAGAGATTGGACTAAACTTATGCTAAAATATGCTTTGATTCAGGGCTACGAAGCTTGTCGACAACTTACGGGCCCCGAGTTTTCTCAAGTTTTCAACCTTGGTCTATGGGCAAATAATGTAGGTTCCAGGATAGCGATTCTTCGTGGCACTTCATCTAATTTTATTCGCTTCGCTCGTAGGCTAAAATGGTAAGGCCGATTTCTGTGATTTCGGTTGATTTGTATACTGAATTCGGATTAGGTAAACTTGTACATGCTCTATGGAGGTATGTATAGAACTTGATTCGATGGCTCGTCTTTGACCGATCATCCACAGGTACAACATGGGGTTACATGACCTTCCCGGAGGTAAGCCATTCCGAGCACAAAGCGCTTCGTTGATTAACATCTTTCGTAGTTTACACATCGTGAGTTGGCCATTGACACGATATCAAACTAATACTCCCATCCCCACCCAATCACTAATACGCATCGTAGATATGACTACGGCGCTGCCATTACCGAAACGAGACGCTTGACCAGCAAGTATGCAGAGCTTAAACGACAAGGACTCTTCCTCCGTAGCGTGCCGGAGTTTTATGCCACTGATGTTATTGGAAACAGTACCGATTCGGGTAGGTCGAGCAGATCTTAACCACTCGCATTCCGTTCTTACTCTCACAGACGATCATCCCACAGTGGTCATTGATAACCAGAAGTCTTTGGAACTTTACTACGCAATAAGGATACTGGTGCTGAATTTTATATCATTCGACACATGGACTCGACATCTCGGTAAGAGCCTGGATGTGTCTGACTTGAATTCTGCCATTAATGCTGTGGGTTGTCTATCAGAGACACCGCCGATTTCAGACTCGCTTTGCCTTCGCCTCTACATTCTTCAATGCTACGCGATCTATCCCACTCACCATTCCTTCGATCACACTATCTGGGCGGCTTCCAAAGTACTACTCCGAAACGTCTTGTACGGCTCGTCTCGACTTGCTTGGAGCACCGCTAGCATACTATATGCGGTAAAATGGGAAGCCGAGATGTTCTTTCTTGCACGGACCTTCGTCAGAAGGGCATGAATTTGCCATTCCCCTCACAAACAGGATGTCAAGTCGGCAAAGTCGTGTCACGCAGATATCTCGGCACATTTCCATCTCTCAACATGTCTCGTCTGGCTCTCAGGCGCTCTCGGTCGTGACCGTGCTACCTGGCAATGTTGGACTAGTCACTGTGTTTGAAACACCTTCACAGCTAGTTCTTTTCGCGGATCCGAAACCGCTGGTAACTTCTGGGCACCTGTGCTAGCTCCTCAAGAAAGTGGTACGTCCATAGTTTGCCCGAATATTATACATTTTTGATATGCACACTTGCCAGACTCGTTCAGTGAATGGACTTACGCCAATTTTTACCAGTTTGGCACGAATTCTAGCGTTTTGGTTGGAGGCCCTTACCTTGTTCGTGAGGCACGGCTCTCTCAGAGGGTGAATTAGCTCTACGTGGAGACTTGGAAAAAGAGTCGATGTTGACCGTGATCGCCGAGCTTGGTGCTGTACGACGCGTTTTCTGGAACGGCTTTCCGGTAGATACTATGCTACAAGATTCATCGACAGGCACATCAGGCGTCCTGCGATTCCAAATTGCTCCTCGTTTCAGGACCAACGACATCACGGTACCTGAGTTGGCGAATTGGCGGTACCAGGATTCCCTACCCGAGGTCAAGGACGGATTCGACGATTCGAAATGGACTGTTGCGAACAGGACGTCGACAAATATACCCGGGGCCCGCAATTTGGCGATAAGGTGTTATACGGATGTGATTATGGATTGTACGTTTGCATATTACCCCTTCAAAACTCCCTAACTCGCATCGTGTCCAGCTGCGAAGGAGCTGTTGTTTGGCGCGGTCACTTCAAGGGAGATTCGGGGGTCACTGGGGTTAGGTTGGTTATCAATGGTGGCTTTGCGTGAGTACATTCCCTGCTTCGGTCCAGTTAACCATAAGTATCGATAGGTTTGCTGCCAGTGTTTGGCTGAATGGAAAGTTCTTGGCGACCACGTACGGAAAGTAAGTGTCCTTACGATATAGTTCAATCTTAGATGTTAATTCTATCTGCTGTTTGCTTCAGCTCGAGTAACCACCATAATAATGTGCGTATATGCGTGCTATGTATACTATAACCACTTAGCGCTTACGCAATTTACTGGCAGATACCCGAAACGGACCAGGTGTACCACTTCCCCGCCGACTCGACATTCAGGGAGAAGACAATGTTATAACCGTAGTGCAGGTAAAGATTCTTCCAGAGCAAGCACTCTTGTAAGAAGCTTAAACTAGTTAACAGGACAATATGGGACTGGAAATGACGGTTGACTGGACCGCAGACTCTTCCAAATCTCCTCGTGGCATTCGTGGATACGAACTTATAGGTGGAGCATTTACTGAGTGGAAGGTTCAAGGCAAGAAAGGAGGTTACACTGGGTTCGTACTTCTATCCTACCGGGATACACGCAATTTTATTGGCCTTCCTCTAGATTCAAAGATAAATTACGGGGGATTCTGAACGAGGGTGGACTTTATGGGGAACGCCAAGGGTGGCACCTACCAGACTTTGATGACTCTGAATGGGCCAAAGTTGATCTAAGCAATGGCCTTCCCAACAGCCAAGCAGGGGTTGGATGGTTCCGCACAACATTTTCCTTGGATATTCCCCAAGCCTACGACGTTCCAATCAGTTTTGAATTCAAAAACGAGCCGGCGCCTTATCGAGCACTGCTGTTTGTAAACGGGTAAGCTATGGTTATTCACTATGTCATCGCCATAGCTGAATGTATAATCTATCTAGTTGGCTTATGGGCCGATACATTGCAAACCTCGGGTGAGAAAGTCTTTAATGTTTATTCATGAATAAGATCTCACGTTATTTTAGACCGCAGTTCAAGTTCCCCGTTCCAGAAGGAATTCTCAACCACCATGGTGAAAAGTAAGTAAAGCACTAAAACCGAAGTTCGCACCAATTCCTGATATCAAAATTACTACAATATCAATAGCACTGTTGCTCTGGCTATTTGGTCTATGGAAAATACCCAGTTGTCACCAAATCTCAAGCTTACTATTGAGGGTGTTTTCGACAGTGGTTACGAATTCGATAGCCCACTGTAACTACGAGAGGATGTATATAAAAGACTCGATATCTAACAATACAATAACCATATTTATGACATTTTGATAATTCAAGCCGACTTAGCCTCAACACCCGGCTGTTCCCAATAGAACTTTCCATAAAATTCGCGGCAATCCTCAACAAATTCCTTTGGATTACCGATGGCGGCCTACAGATCCAAGTTAAATTTGAGTTCGTAAAGTATGTGAAACAAACTCACAAAGTGACCTCCACGATCGTGGTCTGGGTAGGGGTTAG
This window harbors:
- a CDS encoding F-box-like domain protein, which translates into the protein MVSKCRRILERETKLFIESERTSGLPRRLAHFHPDLEDDDDYFVDRTQVVALGSSDIPPPTNFQKKFAFCEPDPQQDLAVLVEDEQQSSQVVRFHLHSLTTGQPHPVAEHPIITVSFDIEFLRVNALMGEAVSADPEIMGNYFLVTLEWREASCDISETLLWDWKTGMLLARIQENNAIDCAFLDKEHFLAYSALPGDDHKPSHTALLVYRIPTVSLDLKEVPPNADFRPTSYSNSSPVLILEFPKLKASWRLTGQHLASRLEPLPGDVVYTKSATFLCSRVNTLFLHFRIRNALTWDSYASRSREGASASYRICVSTHYLFRHLKECGLEDIPTRSIPWSQWGTKSTRWFMDDDSVEHMAPNLYGSQYVRATTIKSGTSQLLSIVNFNTPTIMRQAYISASSSRAKRTSADKAEKTAVLEGKGLTAGRLFQTRISSAKIPMPDFGMPLNHEIFTEILGGI
- a CDS encoding glycoside hydrolase family 35 protein, giving the protein MIPEKDAWGVILLSNIDISGELVQEMACSTTISRRPYSHSPKHVQWDGKSLFIKGQRIFLWSGEFHTFRLPAPELWGDILEKTKAAGFNAISVYVHWGLVNPAPGELDFDGPGPYINAEVSGGGIPHWATSEISGHLRTNSTDYTRAWEPYVDAIADILVKGNWQIGDKTGGPVIAVQLENEYLATHSPGHKYKTPYMAALAKRFVDKGVVVPLTYNDAYMGGNYATGEIDQCEEGSKEGGEGGSHGRGAAAWSYTDVLTAPIPTLGTRLLRLITISYENQSSRASVYTWYEFQGGSFDAWGGGVNMVGQAQYGLYYGRDWTKLMLKYALIQGYEACRQLTGPEFSQVFNLGLWANNAKMVNLYMLYGGTTWGYMTFPEFTHREYDYGAAITETRRLTSKYAELKRQGLFLRSVPEFYATDVIGNSTDSDDHPTVVIDNQKSLELYYAIRILVLNFISFDTWTRHLETPPISDSLCLRLYILQCYAIYPTHHSFDHTIWAASKVLLRNVLYGSSRLAWSTASILYAVKWEAEMFFLARTFSAKSCHADISAHFHLSTCLVWLSGALGRDPSSFRGSETAGNFWAPVLAPQESDSFSEWTYANFYQFGTNSSVLVGGPYLVPLRGDLEKESMLTVIAELGAVRRVFWNGFPVDTMLQDSSTGTSGVLRFQIAPRFRTNDITVPELANWRYQDSLPEVKDGFDDSKWTVANRTSTNIPGARNLAIRCYTDVIMDCTCEGAVVWRGHFKGDSGVTGVRLVINGGFAFAASVWLNGKFLATTYGNSSNHHNNVHTRNGPGVPLPRRLDIQGEDNVITVVQDNMGLEMTVDWTADSSKSPRGIRGYELIGGAFTEWKVQGKKGGYTGFKDKLRGILNEGGLYGERQGWHLPDFDDSEWAKVDLSNGLPNSQAGVGWFRTTFSLDIPQAYDVPISFEFKNEPAPYRALLFVNGWLMGRYIANLGPQFKFPVPEGILNHHGENTVALAIWSMENTQLSPNLKLTIEGVFDSGYEFDSPL